One window from the genome of Leptospira ryugenii encodes:
- a CDS encoding DUF1289 domain-containing protein has product MKTTKNPFVEWKQKLKGIYDSPCIDACDFKNENKQCPNCGLLRFEKKEWKYYSPEEKSKVIDLCAFRRKNSFL; this is encoded by the coding sequence ATGAAAACAACGAAGAATCCGTTCGTTGAATGGAAACAAAAACTGAAAGGTATATATGATTCACCCTGTATTGATGCCTGCGATTTTAAAAATGAAAATAAACAATGCCCTAATTGTGGATTATTGCGGTTTGAAAAAAAAGAATGGAAGTATTACTCTCCGGAAGAAAAAAGCAAAGTCATAGACTTGTGTGCATTTCGTCGAAAGAATTCTTTTTTGTGA